AATTGTCACCACAAAGCTGAGCCCAAGCGACAGGCCCACGGATTTGACCACATCCATCACCTGCAGCTTGGCGGGAAGCTCGTAGATGCCGCGCACCGAGGCATCCCAGACATCGCCGCCATTAAGCGCATTCAGCCCGTCCATGATGTGCTGGATATTCAGCGAGAACACCACCCCCACGACCAGCCCCGCAAGGGTGCCGATCACGCCGGTAAAGGCGCCACACAGAAAAAACACCCGCAGGATCGAGCCTTCGGTCAGCCCCATCGTGCGCAAGATCCCGATGTCGCGGCCCTTGTTCTTGACCAGCATGATCAGGCCCGAGGTGATATTCATCGAGGCAATCAGCACCAGCACCGACAGGATAATGAACATCACATTATCCTCCATCGTCAGCGCCTTGAGAAAGCTCCCCGAGCTGTCGCGCCATGTCCAGAGCATGGTGCCCTCGCCGCCCGCCTCCATAAGCTGGGGCGTCCAGTTATCCACATTCTCGGGGTCGGTCACACTGACATCAATCTCGTCGGCCCCACCCTCGCGGTTGAAATAGCTCTGCGCCTCGGTGAAGGGCATATAGATGCGGGTCTGGTCGATGTCATAGCGCCCCGCCGAGAAGATATAGGTCACCGTATAGGCCGAGACCCGCGGGCTGGTGCCAAAGGCGGTCTTGGCCCCTTCGGGCGACAGAAGGCGCAGCTTGTCCCCCAGACCGATGCCAAGGTCGCGCGCCATGCCGGACCCGATGGCGATGCCCTGATCGAAATTGTCCAGACTGCCAATGGCCTGATCCGAATGCGCCACGCCGGGGATTTTTTCCAGATCCGCTTTGCGGATGCCGAACACCTCGCCCACATTGTTGCGGTCGTTGAACGTGGCCATCACCTGCCCTTTCACCAAGGGCGCGGCATCTGTCACACCGGGAATTGCGGCGATGCGCTTGGCGCGTGCGTCATAATCACGGATGATCCGGCTATAGACGCCCGAGCCCTCCACCACCTCGGTTGGTGCCGAATAGACCGTGACATGGGGATTTGCACCAAGAATGGTATCCACGAATTCCGCGCGGAAGCCCGCGCGCACGGCCAGCGTGATGATCAGCGCAGCCACCCCCAGCGTGATGCCGATCAGGCTGATCCAGGTCATCACCGAGACCCCGCCTTCGGCCCGACGTGCCCGCAAGTAGCGCCAGGCAATCATGAATTCAAACGCCGAGAAGGGCCTGCTTTGGCCAGCCATATGGTCTCTCCGGATAATCGTAATCGCGCGGCACAGTTGCGGCACGCGGGGGAAAGGTCAAGCGCTGGCCGGTGCCACCTGCATCAAACTGCCGATATTACGGCTCCAGCAGCGGCTCGTAGCGCGCATCGGTCAGGGTCTTGAGAAACGCCACCAGCGCGTCGATACGCTGGTCATCCAGCGCAGGCCCGATCTCCAGCTCTTTAAGGGACAGCGTCCCCGCCACTTCCGGCGGCGCAAAGGGCTTGCCGGTTTCGGGGTTGATATGCCGCTCGGGGCGCTTGGTGTTATAGGTGTTGTAGAACAGGATCACCGTGCGCAGGTCGGAGAACACCCCGTTATGCATATAGGGGCCGGTGACCGCCACATTGCGCAGGGTCGGCACCTTGAACTTGCCCGCCTGTGCGGGGTCGGTGATGGCGGGGTTGGCCAGAAGCCCCTGATCGTGGAAATCGCTGGCCACACCATTCAGCCCGCGCGCGGCAACATTCACCGGAACACCGATATTATGGTATTGGTAATTCGAGAAGGTCTCCCCCGCCTCGCCCGGTGTCGCGCGCAGCTGATGGCACTGGTTGCAATTTGTAAACTGCTGCGAAAAGAACAGGATGCGCCCCAGTTCCTCTTCATCCGTCAATTCGATCTCGCCGCGCAGAAAACGGTCATAGCGGCTGTCGAAAGGGGCGAATTCGTCCGTGGCCTCGAAGGCGGCAATCGCCTTGGTGGCGGCGGCCAAAGTGGCTTCGGGGTCGGCTTCGGGGTCGGCAATGCCCGCCAGATCGCGGGCCAGCCGCGCCTGATCGGGGTTTTCAGCCAGTCGCCGGGCAAACAGCCCCGCCGATGCCAGCCCCATCTCGATCGGGTTGAACAGCGGGCCACGCGCCTGCTCGGTCAGATCCTTGGCACGCCCGTCATGGAACTGCCCGCCACGATAGATCCCCGAGCCATCCTGACCGAAGGCGGGGGAAAAGCGCGCATAGCCCAAAGTCGGCGCGTTCCTGTCGCCCAGACTTGTCATGTCATCGCCCAAAGACACTGCCCGCCCCGCCTGTGATTCACGTGGATCAGTGAAGGCCAGCGCCGGATCATGGCAGGTGGCGCAGGATTGCGTGCCATTCTGCGACAGCTCGGTGTCGTGAAACAGCATCTCCCCCCACGCGACCCAAGGCGCGGGTGCCGCCTCTTGCGCGGCAAGTGGCGCGGCAAGCGGTACCGCACAGGCAACGCCAAGGACAAACGCGGACAGACGGAACAGAACGGGCATCGGCATCACGGGATGTTATAAACCTACAGACCAAGCCCATGCCGCATTTTCCTGATTTTTTCAATCAAGATCTTGCATATTGCCTGCGATCCCGCCCTGTGCCAGATGCCACAAAGCAATGACGGGCTGTTTCTGATGCGCTATATTCTGCAAGGTTTTGTTATTCTCGGGCTGACATTCCTGACCCAGATCGGCGGGGTGGCGTGGCTGCTTTCTTTGCCCATGCCACGGCGCACTCTGCGTCTGGCGCTCTTTGCGCTGAGCTATCTGGTGTTATGGGCGGCCTGCCTGTGGCTTGCACCGCTGGGCGGTCGGGTGGCCCTCCCCTGCCACGGCACTGGCCACGCCACTGGCCCGCTGGAAATGCGTAGCTGGCTGACCTGTGCACTCAACCGCAATTATGTGACGCCCGATCTGAAAGCCGCGCTGGAACGCACGGCCCAGACCATGCAGGACCGCCATCCGGGAACGATCACGCAGGTGCTGGACGCCAATTTCCCCTTTCTCGACGGTTTTCCGCTGCTGCCGCACCTGTCGCATAAGGACGGGCGCAAGGCGGATCTGGCGCTGTATTATATGCGCGATGGCCAGTATCTGGCGGGCAAAACCCGCTCGCCCATCGGCTATTTCGCCTTCCAGCAAGGGCCCTCGGACTGCCCGCGCAAATGGCCGACCTTGCGCTGGGATATGGGGTGGCTACAGGGGCTCTTCCCCGACTATCAGCTGGACCCTCAGCGGACCCGTGACCTGCTGGCGGTTCTTCAGGCCGACCCTGCCATCGGCAAGGTCTTTCTGGAACCGCATCTGGTGGCAGAGATTGGCGCAAACGAGCCCAAGATCCGCTTTCAGGGCTGTCGGGCGGCGCGCCATGACGACCATCTGCATCTGCAACTGGCGCCCCGAGGCGGATGACCGCATGAAAAACCCCCGCTTGCAGGAAGCGGGGGCCTGAACCTTAGCGGTGGGGGGCGTAGATCTCGATGATCTTGGCCACAGCCGCATCTGCCGACATTTCCTCGCTTTCGCCGCTACGGCGCGAGGTCAGCTCGACCTTATTGGCCGCCAGACCGCGCGGCCCCACGGTAATCCGCCACGGCAGACCGATCAGGTCCATCGTGGCGAATTTCGCGCCCGCCCGTTCGTTGCGGTCATCGTAAAGCGGGTCCAGACCCGCCTTCACCAGCGCGGCATAAAGCGCGTCGCAGGCGCTGTCACAGGCCGCGTCGCCCTGCTTGAGGTTGACGATCCCCACGTGGAAGGGAGTCACGCCCTCGGGCCAGATGATGCCCTTGTCGTCGTGGTTCGCCTCGATCAGCGCGCCGACCAGACGCGAGACACCGATCCCGTGCGAGCCCATCTCGACCGGCACTTTCGACCCGTCGGGCGTCTGGACAACAGCGCCCATCGATTCCGAATATTTGGTGCCGAAATAGAAGATCTGGCCAACCTCGATCCCACGGGCCGATTTGCGGCGCTCTTCAGGGACCTCGTTGAAGATCGCCTCGTCATGGGTCTCGTCGGTGCGGGCGTAAAGCGTGGTGAACTCCTTGCAGATCGCTTCCACCTCTTCGCGGTTGTCGTAATCGACCTCGCGGTCGCCCAAGGTGAGGTCGGTGACATTGCTGTCATAGAACACCTCCGACTCGCCCGTGGGGGCCAGCACGAGGAACTCATGGGTATTGTCGCCACCAATCGGGCCGGAATCGGCGCGCATCGGGATCGCGGTCAGGCCCATACGCTCATAGGTGCGCAGGTAGGAGACCATATGGCGGTTATAGGCATGCAGCGCGTCTTCGCGGGTCAGATCGAAGCTATAGCCGTCTTTCATGAAGAATTCGCGGCCACGCATCACACCGAAACGCGGGCGGACCTCGTCGCGGAATTTCCACTGGATCTGATACAGCGTCATCGGCAGCGATTTGTAGCTTTCGACATGGGCGCGGAAGATGTCGGTGATCATCTCCTCATTGGTCGGCCCGTAAAGCATGTCGCGGCCATGACGGTCCTTGATGCGCAGCATCTCGGGGCCATAGGCGTCATAGCGGCCCGATTCCTGCCAGAGTTCCGCCGATTGCATCGTCGGCATCAGCACCGGAATATGGCCCGCGCGGATCTGTTCCTCATGCACGATCTGTTCGATACGGCGCAGAACCTTATAGCCCAGCGGCAGCCACGAATAGATACCGGCCTGCTGTTGCTTGATCATGCCGGCACGCAGCATCAGCCGGTGCGAGGCAATCTGCGCCTCGGACGGGTTTTCCTTCAGAACGGGAAGAAAGTAACGGGAAAGACGCATGAGGGACGGCCCCTGTCGGTTAGGTGAAACTGGCCTTCGGGCTAGCCCATTCGGCGCGGTCAGGCAAGAGCAACCACGCGCATCACAGATCT
The sequence above is drawn from the Thioclava sp. GXIMD4216 genome and encodes:
- a CDS encoding lipoprotein-releasing ABC transporter permease subunit gives rise to the protein MAGQSRPFSAFEFMIAWRYLRARRAEGGVSVMTWISLIGITLGVAALIITLAVRAGFRAEFVDTILGANPHVTVYSAPTEVVEGSGVYSRIIRDYDARAKRIAAIPGVTDAAPLVKGQVMATFNDRNNVGEVFGIRKADLEKIPGVAHSDQAIGSLDNFDQGIAIGSGMARDLGIGLGDKLRLLSPEGAKTAFGTSPRVSAYTVTYIFSAGRYDIDQTRIYMPFTEAQSYFNREGGADEIDVSVTDPENVDNWTPQLMEAGGEGTMLWTWRDSSGSFLKALTMEDNVMFIILSVLVLIASMNITSGLIMLVKNKGRDIGILRTMGLTEGSILRVFFLCGAFTGVIGTLAGLVVGVVFSLNIQHIMDGLNALNGGDVWDASVRGIYELPAKLQVMDVVKSVGLSLGLSFVVTIFPARRAARLNPVEALRYE
- a CDS encoding cytochrome c peroxidase, with amino-acid sequence MPMPVLFRLSAFVLGVACAVPLAAPLAAQEAAPAPWVAWGEMLFHDTELSQNGTQSCATCHDPALAFTDPRESQAGRAVSLGDDMTSLGDRNAPTLGYARFSPAFGQDGSGIYRGGQFHDGRAKDLTEQARGPLFNPIEMGLASAGLFARRLAENPDQARLARDLAGIADPEADPEATLAAATKAIAAFEATDEFAPFDSRYDRFLRGEIELTDEEELGRILFFSQQFTNCNQCHQLRATPGEAGETFSNYQYHNIGVPVNVAARGLNGVASDFHDQGLLANPAITDPAQAGKFKVPTLRNVAVTGPYMHNGVFSDLRTVILFYNTYNTKRPERHINPETGKPFAPPEVAGTLSLKELEIGPALDDQRIDALVAFLKTLTDARYEPLLEP
- the proS gene encoding proline--tRNA ligase; its protein translation is MRLSRYFLPVLKENPSEAQIASHRLMLRAGMIKQQQAGIYSWLPLGYKVLRRIEQIVHEEQIRAGHIPVLMPTMQSAELWQESGRYDAYGPEMLRIKDRHGRDMLYGPTNEEMITDIFRAHVESYKSLPMTLYQIQWKFRDEVRPRFGVMRGREFFMKDGYSFDLTREDALHAYNRHMVSYLRTYERMGLTAIPMRADSGPIGGDNTHEFLVLAPTGESEVFYDSNVTDLTLGDREVDYDNREEVEAICKEFTTLYARTDETHDEAIFNEVPEERRKSARGIEVGQIFYFGTKYSESMGAVVQTPDGSKVPVEMGSHGIGVSRLVGALIEANHDDKGIIWPEGVTPFHVGIVNLKQGDAACDSACDALYAALVKAGLDPLYDDRNERAGAKFATMDLIGLPWRITVGPRGLAANKVELTSRRSGESEEMSADAAVAKIIEIYAPHR